In Spirochaeta thermophila DSM 6578, the following proteins share a genomic window:
- a CDS encoding RnfABCDGE type electron transport complex subunit D has translation MERVDGGRLVLGSRQVYEGKKVLALLPVLGGMAVLFGPEGLLPTAAAIVGSLGADLLMARLFSRRVRPSWDAVGLGLLVGLFLPPGLHPVAGFLAAVFGQVVARWTFGGPARAWFHPAVAAVLFAVVSFPFDAGSYLPPLFGDRVQGLPLFVEAKRLLSGLRGGSVLQMVGLTPSGIDVRVTGVLNDVIFVPLRSYLPDGYVDLALGNVPGAVGAQMGLFVFLGALILVYEEAVRVDLPFLFLGAYTLLVFVAGGGPEGGADVLFYLGATDVVLTAFFLVPDEVSRPSRAGLLPWYAVAGGLLAGLFSLGGAFPYPGLLCAAVLNLTVPLVDHLSVARVGGRA, from the coding sequence ATGGAGAGGGTTGACGGTGGGAGGCTCGTCCTGGGCTCCAGGCAGGTCTACGAGGGGAAGAAGGTGCTCGCCCTGCTCCCGGTGCTGGGGGGGATGGCGGTGCTCTTCGGTCCGGAGGGGCTCCTGCCGACCGCGGCTGCAATCGTGGGGAGCCTCGGCGCGGACCTCCTCATGGCGCGTCTCTTCTCCCGAAGGGTACGGCCCTCGTGGGATGCGGTGGGGCTCGGGCTCCTCGTGGGGCTCTTCCTGCCTCCCGGACTCCATCCCGTTGCCGGGTTTCTCGCCGCGGTCTTCGGTCAGGTGGTGGCGCGCTGGACCTTCGGCGGCCCTGCTCGCGCCTGGTTCCATCCTGCGGTGGCGGCCGTGCTCTTCGCCGTGGTCTCCTTTCCCTTCGATGCGGGAAGCTACCTTCCGCCGCTCTTCGGGGATCGGGTGCAGGGACTCCCGCTCTTCGTCGAGGCGAAGCGTCTCCTCTCGGGGCTCCGGGGGGGGAGCGTCCTCCAGATGGTGGGGCTCACCCCGAGCGGGATCGACGTGCGGGTCACGGGTGTGCTCAACGATGTGATCTTCGTGCCCCTTCGTTCGTATCTTCCCGATGGATACGTGGATCTCGCATTGGGGAACGTGCCGGGTGCGGTGGGCGCGCAGATGGGGCTCTTCGTCTTCCTCGGTGCCCTGATCCTCGTGTACGAGGAGGCGGTGCGGGTGGATCTCCCCTTCCTCTTCCTGGGGGCTTACACCCTCCTCGTCTTCGTTGCAGGAGGGGGACCGGAGGGAGGAGCCGACGTGCTCTTCTACCTGGGTGCCACCGATGTGGTACTCACCGCCTTCTTCCTCGTCCCCGATGAGGTCTCCAGGCCTTCCAGGGCGGGACTCCTTCCCTGGTATGCGGTTGCGGGAGGCCTCCTGGCCGGGCTCTTCTCCCTGGGTGGGGCCTTTCCCTATCCCGGGCTCCTTTGTGCCGCGGTGCTCAACCTCACGGTCCCGCTCGTGGATCACCTTTCCGTAGCCCGGGTGGGGGGTCGCGCATGA
- the ribH gene encoding 6,7-dimethyl-8-ribityllumazine synthase: protein MNPGKIVEGRLIGKGLSFAIVASRFNEFITTKLIEGAMDALVRHDVDPAQVDLVWVPGSFEIPLTAKRLAASGKYHAVICLGAVIRGATPHFDYVAAEVAKGVALAGLETGLPVIFGVLTTDTIEQAVERAGTKSGNKGWDAAVSAIEMANLFSQL, encoded by the coding sequence ATGAATCCAGGGAAGATCGTGGAAGGGAGACTCATAGGAAAGGGACTCTCGTTCGCCATCGTGGCGAGCAGGTTCAACGAGTTCATCACCACCAAGCTCATCGAAGGGGCGATGGACGCCCTGGTTCGACATGATGTGGACCCTGCACAGGTGGATCTCGTGTGGGTGCCGGGCTCGTTCGAGATCCCACTCACCGCCAAGCGGCTCGCCGCCTCGGGGAAGTATCATGCCGTGATCTGCCTCGGTGCGGTGATCAGGGGCGCCACCCCCCACTTCGACTACGTGGCGGCCGAGGTCGCCAAAGGCGTGGCCCTCGCAGGCCTCGAGACCGGGCTGCCCGTGATCTTCGGAGTCCTCACCACCGACACGATCGAGCAGGCCGTCGAGCGTGCGGGCACCAAGTCGGGAAACAAGGGATGGGACGCCGCCGTGAGCGCCATAGAAATGGCCAACCTCTTCTCCCAGCTGTGA
- a CDS encoding phosphoribosylaminoimidazolesuccinocarboxamide synthase, with the protein MGSVKDLEVVKAPSDREPGEGRFRFSDRYSVFDWGKMPDDIAHKGAAICIATAYFFERLAEEGIPSHYLGVVEDGRVVRLSEARGPVRELACRLFRVVRPSRRNGEYDYGIFAGLSGNFLIPLEVIYRNSLPPGSSLFRRLASGALTHEDLGLAGPPEPGMRLDPPMLDVSTKLEETDRYLSWEEAQRIAGLSEEEVAALKERTRFLDRLITEETRRLGLDHEDGKVEYAFDEGRRLVLVDALGTLDECRFTYRGIPVSKEVARIFYRRTEWYRRVEEAKKEDRVHWKERVGMEPPPLPREFAQAISEMYMAYANELTGREWFKVRPLSEVLRVIREFVG; encoded by the coding sequence ATGGGGAGCGTGAAGGATCTCGAGGTGGTGAAAGCGCCGAGCGACCGGGAGCCGGGAGAAGGCCGGTTCAGGTTCTCGGACAGGTACTCGGTCTTCGATTGGGGCAAGATGCCGGACGACATCGCCCACAAGGGGGCTGCGATCTGTATCGCCACGGCCTACTTCTTCGAGCGTCTCGCCGAAGAGGGGATCCCCTCCCACTATCTGGGTGTGGTGGAGGACGGGAGGGTGGTGCGTCTCTCCGAGGCGAGGGGGCCGGTGAGGGAGCTCGCCTGCCGACTCTTTCGGGTGGTGCGGCCGTCCCGCAGGAACGGCGAGTACGACTACGGGATCTTCGCCGGGCTTTCCGGCAACTTCCTCATCCCGCTCGAGGTGATCTACCGGAACAGCCTCCCGCCGGGATCTTCGCTGTTCAGGCGGCTCGCCTCGGGGGCGCTCACGCACGAGGATCTGGGGCTCGCCGGCCCGCCTGAGCCGGGGATGCGGCTCGATCCTCCCATGCTTGATGTGTCGACCAAGCTCGAGGAGACCGACCGCTACCTCTCGTGGGAGGAGGCGCAGCGGATCGCAGGGCTCTCGGAGGAGGAGGTGGCAGCGCTCAAGGAACGCACGCGCTTCCTGGATAGGCTCATCACAGAGGAGACGAGAAGGCTGGGGCTCGATCACGAGGATGGCAAGGTCGAGTACGCCTTCGACGAGGGGAGGCGGCTCGTCCTGGTGGATGCCCTGGGGACCCTGGACGAGTGTCGCTTCACCTACCGGGGGATCCCGGTGAGCAAGGAGGTGGCGCGGATTTTCTATCGCAGGACGGAGTGGTACCGGCGGGTGGAGGAGGCGAAGAAGGAGGACAGGGTCCACTGGAAGGAGCGGGTGGGTATGGAGCCGCCGCCGCTCCCTCGGGAGTTCGCCCAGGCGATCTCGGAGATGTACATGGCCTATGCGAACGAGCTGACGGGGAGGGAGTGGTTCAAGGTGAGGCCGCTTTCCGAGGTGCTCCGCGTGATAAGGGAGTTCGTAGGGTGA
- the ribD gene encoding bifunctional diaminohydroxyphosphoribosylaminopyrimidine deaminase/5-amino-6-(5-phosphoribosylamino)uracil reductase RibD produces the protein MAERDVVFMRRALALARRAEGRTSPNPMVGAVVVKDGRVVGEGFHERAGLPHAEVTALSEAGGEARGAEMYVTLEPCCHWGRTPPCTDAILKAGVRRVVVACRDPNPQVAGKGLSILAEAGVEVEVGVLSREARWLNRGFISRMERGRPWVVAKVAASLDGRIALPDGRSKWITGEASRREVHRLRAGSDVLVTGIGTVLADDPAFTVRVPVGEGRDPGVVVLDTRGRLPVGARVVREGTVVMVGPGVDEGWRGEMERRGVRVVEMGVRGERVDVEAVCAWLGQEGVNVVMVEAGAGVTGAFLEAGVVDELVVFVAPRVLGEGRGWVEGRVLEGLGEREWEVREVRGVGEDAVVRCVRRGWV, from the coding sequence GTGGCGGAGCGTGATGTGGTGTTCATGAGACGGGCACTCGCCCTCGCACGGAGGGCCGAGGGGCGGACGTCGCCCAATCCCATGGTGGGTGCCGTGGTCGTGAAGGATGGGCGCGTGGTGGGTGAGGGTTTCCACGAGCGGGCCGGGCTCCCTCATGCCGAGGTGACGGCCCTCTCCGAGGCGGGGGGGGAGGCGCGGGGTGCGGAGATGTACGTGACCCTCGAGCCGTGCTGTCACTGGGGGAGGACCCCGCCGTGTACGGATGCGATCCTCAAGGCCGGGGTGCGGAGGGTGGTGGTGGCGTGCAGGGACCCGAATCCGCAGGTGGCGGGCAAGGGGCTTTCGATCCTCGCCGAAGCGGGGGTGGAGGTGGAGGTGGGGGTGCTCTCCCGGGAGGCGCGGTGGCTCAACAGGGGGTTCATCTCGAGGATGGAGCGGGGGAGGCCGTGGGTGGTGGCCAAGGTGGCCGCCTCTCTCGATGGGAGGATCGCCCTGCCGGATGGACGTTCGAAGTGGATCACGGGTGAGGCGTCCCGACGCGAGGTGCACCGGTTGCGCGCGGGGAGCGATGTGCTCGTCACGGGGATCGGCACGGTGCTGGCCGACGATCCGGCCTTCACGGTGCGGGTTCCGGTGGGGGAAGGGCGGGATCCCGGGGTGGTGGTGTTGGATACACGGGGAAGGCTCCCGGTGGGGGCCCGGGTCGTACGGGAGGGTACGGTGGTGATGGTGGGGCCGGGGGTGGATGAGGGTTGGCGCGGGGAGATGGAGAGGCGAGGGGTGCGGGTGGTGGAGATGGGGGTCAGGGGGGAGAGGGTGGATGTGGAGGCGGTGTGTGCGTGGCTTGGGCAGGAGGGGGTGAATGTCGTGATGGTGGAGGCGGGGGCCGGGGTGACGGGGGCGTTCCTCGAGGCGGGGGTGGTGGATGAGCTGGTGGTGTTCGTGGCGCCGAGGGTCCTGGGTGAGGGAAGGGGATGGGTGGAGGGGCGTGTGCTGGAGGGGTTGGGGGAACGGGAGTGGGAGGTGCGTGAGGTGCGGGGGGTGGGGGAGGATGCGGTGGTGCGGTGCGTGCGGCGGGGGTGGGTGTAG
- a CDS encoding bifunctional 3,4-dihydroxy-2-butanone-4-phosphate synthase/GTP cyclohydrolase II: MASEETHDIFASIEEAIEEFRAGRPLVVVDDEERENEGDVIVAAEKITPELVNFMAKEARGLICVAITEERAKELDLEPMTPENEDTLETAFTVSVDAVGTGTGISAHDRALTTRKLVDPEARPEDFRRPGHVFPLRAKPGGVLRRAGHTEAAVDLARLAGLYPAGVICEIMKDDGSMARLPDLVEYCRRHGLKLISIAQLIDYRRRQEKLVRREAEAFLPTKWGEFRAIAYTEVLTGETHLALVKGDVAGKKDVLVRVHSECLTGDTLGSLRCDCGQQLAAALERIEKEGLGVLLYMRQEGRGIGLANKIKAYALQDQGHDTVQANIALGFPPDLRDYGIGAQILVDLGLSSIRLMTNNPKKIAGLSGYGLTVTKREPIEVPPNPRNEYYLETKKIKMGHLLAVVQEKGGSSESLHQGNVRSGGDPHEEER; the protein is encoded by the coding sequence ATGGCGAGTGAAGAGACGCATGACATATTCGCCTCGATCGAGGAGGCCATAGAGGAATTCCGGGCGGGCCGCCCTCTCGTGGTGGTCGACGATGAGGAGCGGGAGAACGAGGGTGACGTGATCGTGGCGGCCGAAAAGATCACCCCCGAGCTCGTGAACTTCATGGCCAAGGAGGCCCGGGGCCTCATCTGTGTGGCCATCACCGAGGAGCGGGCCAAGGAGCTCGATCTCGAGCCCATGACGCCGGAGAACGAGGACACCCTGGAGACGGCCTTCACCGTGTCTGTCGATGCAGTGGGCACAGGCACGGGGATCTCCGCCCATGACAGGGCCCTCACCACGCGGAAGCTCGTGGATCCCGAGGCGAGACCGGAGGACTTCCGCCGCCCCGGACACGTCTTCCCGCTCCGGGCCAAACCCGGCGGGGTGCTGCGGCGCGCCGGGCACACCGAGGCGGCCGTGGATCTCGCCCGGCTCGCGGGGCTCTATCCTGCCGGTGTCATCTGCGAGATTATGAAGGACGACGGCTCCATGGCCCGGCTTCCCGACCTCGTGGAGTACTGCAGGAGACACGGTCTCAAGCTCATAAGCATCGCCCAGCTCATCGACTACCGGAGGAGGCAGGAGAAACTGGTCCGAAGAGAGGCCGAGGCCTTCCTCCCCACGAAGTGGGGCGAGTTCCGTGCCATCGCCTACACCGAAGTGCTCACGGGGGAGACGCACCTGGCCCTGGTGAAAGGGGACGTCGCAGGCAAGAAGGATGTCCTCGTGCGGGTCCACTCCGAATGCCTCACGGGAGATACGCTCGGTTCTCTCCGGTGCGACTGCGGGCAACAGCTCGCGGCCGCACTCGAGCGCATAGAGAAGGAAGGCCTGGGTGTGCTCCTCTACATGCGTCAGGAGGGGAGGGGCATAGGCCTCGCCAACAAAATCAAGGCCTACGCCCTCCAGGACCAGGGTCATGACACCGTGCAGGCGAACATCGCCCTCGGGTTCCCGCCCGATCTGCGGGACTACGGGATCGGAGCGCAGATCCTCGTCGATCTGGGCCTCTCTTCGATCCGCCTCATGACCAACAATCCCAAGAAGATCGCGGGCCTTTCGGGATACGGCCTCACGGTGACGAAAAGGGAACCCATCGAGGTGCCGCCGAATCCGCGCAACGAATACTATCTCGAGACGAAAAAAATAAAGATGGGTCACCTCCTGGCTGTGGTGCAGGAAAAGGGCGGTTCGTCCGAATCGCTTCATCAGGGGAACGTACGGAGCGGAGGAGACCCACACGAGGAGGAACGATGA
- a CDS encoding DeoR/GlpR family DNA-binding transcription regulator, which translates to MLAEERRRKILELIRENGSVKVSELGKLFRVSEPTIRQDLYKLEKSGAVVRCHGGAYLKTLPESVQTLSLEHKENMELKARIGRKAAEFVEPNSTIILDSGTTVTELAKNIIHIQGLRVITNALNIALLLGVEPTIEIHMTGGEFKRPTLSLTGEKAASFFDNMHADRLFLAAAGVSLREGLTYPGISDLPVKRAMIESSDEVFLLVDSTKIHKHAFAAINVLDQIDYLITDEGISEKDRSEFEKLGIKVIIAESDDPSSRSGMGSGGGSLFPST; encoded by the coding sequence ATGCTGGCAGAGGAGCGGCGTCGGAAGATATTGGAACTCATAAGGGAAAACGGAAGTGTCAAGGTAAGCGAACTGGGCAAGCTCTTCCGAGTGAGTGAACCAACGATCCGGCAGGATCTATACAAACTGGAGAAGTCAGGCGCAGTGGTCCGCTGTCACGGGGGTGCCTACCTGAAAACCCTCCCTGAGAGTGTGCAGACGCTTTCCCTCGAACACAAAGAGAATATGGAACTCAAGGCCCGCATCGGGAGGAAGGCCGCCGAATTCGTGGAACCGAATTCCACCATCATCCTGGACTCCGGGACGACGGTGACAGAGCTGGCGAAGAATATCATACATATCCAAGGGCTCCGTGTGATCACCAATGCCTTGAATATTGCACTTCTTCTCGGAGTGGAGCCCACTATCGAGATCCATATGACGGGTGGAGAGTTCAAGCGCCCGACCCTCTCCCTCACGGGAGAGAAGGCTGCTTCCTTCTTCGACAACATGCATGCCGACAGGCTCTTTCTTGCGGCCGCGGGGGTTTCTCTGAGGGAGGGACTCACCTATCCCGGAATCAGTGATCTTCCTGTGAAACGGGCGATGATAGAATCATCGGACGAGGTGTTTCTCCTGGTGGATTCCACAAAGATACATAAACATGCCTTCGCCGCCATCAATGTACTCGATCAGATAGATTACCTCATCACGGACGAGGGAATTTCGGAAAAAGATCGATCCGAATTCGAAAAACTGGGAATCAAGGTGATCATCGCAGAATCCGACGATCCTTCCTCACGTTCCGGCATGGGCTCCGGGGGAGGCTCTCTCTTCCCGTCGACATGA
- a CDS encoding Rnf-Nqr domain containing protein, translating to MPADALLYLGPSHLAFAFFLGLSLLFSGVSRVRDAFFLGGVVTGLLLLAGLYQYALERWVLSALDVRAFRLMGFLLGFGGVLVLLFQILRYLAPGEDDRWLELVMRGDLVALVLGGVLVVLEGEGSLGWSLWGLLWAGVGFAAGLLFYVGILHRVEGPEVPGPLRGLPVRAVCAGLVALVVEVTGYALYPLFV from the coding sequence ATGCCCGCTGATGCGCTTCTCTACCTCGGACCTTCGCACCTCGCGTTCGCCTTCTTCCTGGGGCTCTCCCTCCTGTTCTCCGGTGTCTCCCGTGTGAGGGATGCGTTCTTCCTGGGCGGGGTGGTCACGGGTCTCCTGCTCCTCGCCGGGCTCTACCAGTATGCCCTCGAGCGGTGGGTCCTCTCGGCCCTGGATGTGCGGGCCTTCAGGCTCATGGGGTTCCTTCTCGGGTTCGGAGGCGTGCTCGTGCTCCTTTTCCAGATCCTCAGGTATCTCGCGCCGGGAGAGGACGATCGGTGGCTCGAACTGGTGATGCGTGGCGATCTCGTGGCGCTGGTGCTCGGCGGGGTGCTCGTGGTGCTCGAGGGTGAGGGGTCGCTCGGCTGGTCGCTCTGGGGGCTCCTCTGGGCGGGTGTGGGGTTCGCCGCAGGGCTCCTCTTCTACGTGGGGATCCTTCACCGGGTGGAGGGGCCGGAGGTGCCCGGGCCGCTCAGGGGGCTTCCGGTGCGGGCGGTCTGTGCGGGTCTCGTGGCCTTGGTGGTCGAGGTGACGGGGTACGCTCTGTACCCTCTGTTCGTATAG
- a CDS encoding L-threonylcarbamoyladenylate synthase, whose translation MKETRVVPATDETIEEAARLLREGEAVAFPTETVYGLGANALDAVAVARIFEIKERPLFDPLIVHISGEEMVGEVVREVPDLARTLMARFWPGPLTLVLPKGERVPGIVTAGLPTVGVRMPAHPVARRLIEKAEVPIAAPSANRFGSLSPTRAGHVAGQLGGRVALVLDGGACEVGVESTVVRVEGGQVRVLRPGGVPVEALEEAVGRGAVVVGGPEREGAQEAPGMLPWHYAPSVPVVVLEGGAMPGAEEAREAGLLAFRGAPEEPAFRAVEVLSPRGDLQEAAAGLFEGLHRLEEAGVARIYAEAVPEVGLGRAVMDRLRKAAKRRPS comes from the coding sequence GTGAAAGAGACGAGGGTGGTGCCCGCCACGGATGAAACGATAGAGGAGGCGGCGCGCCTCCTGCGCGAGGGCGAGGCGGTGGCCTTTCCCACCGAGACGGTCTACGGGCTCGGGGCGAATGCCCTGGATGCGGTTGCGGTGGCGAGGATCTTCGAGATAAAGGAGCGGCCGCTCTTCGATCCGCTCATCGTCCACATCTCGGGTGAGGAGATGGTGGGAGAGGTGGTGAGGGAGGTGCCCGATCTTGCCAGGACGCTCATGGCGCGGTTCTGGCCGGGCCCGCTCACGCTGGTGTTGCCGAAGGGGGAGCGGGTGCCGGGGATCGTGACCGCAGGGCTCCCCACGGTGGGGGTGCGGATGCCGGCGCATCCTGTGGCGCGGAGGCTCATAGAGAAGGCGGAGGTCCCGATCGCCGCGCCGAGCGCGAATCGTTTCGGGTCGCTGAGTCCCACGAGGGCGGGGCACGTGGCGGGTCAGCTCGGGGGGAGGGTGGCGTTGGTGCTGGACGGGGGGGCGTGCGAGGTGGGGGTGGAGTCGACGGTGGTGCGGGTGGAGGGCGGGCAGGTGCGGGTGCTCCGGCCGGGCGGGGTGCCGGTGGAGGCGCTGGAGGAGGCGGTGGGCCGGGGTGCGGTGGTGGTGGGGGGACCGGAGCGGGAAGGGGCGCAGGAGGCGCCGGGGATGCTGCCCTGGCACTATGCGCCTTCGGTGCCGGTGGTGGTGCTGGAGGGGGGAGCGATGCCGGGGGCCGAGGAGGCGCGCGAGGCGGGACTGCTGGCGTTCAGGGGCGCGCCGGAGGAGCCTGCGTTCCGGGCGGTGGAGGTGCTCTCGCCGCGAGGGGATCTGCAGGAAGCGGCGGCGGGTCTGTTCGAGGGGCTGCACCGGCTGGAAGAGGCGGGGGTGGCGCGGATCTATGCGGAAGCGGTGCCGGAGGTGGGGTTGGGACGGGCGGTGATGGACCGGCTCAGGAAGGCGGCGAAGCGGCGTCCCTCCTAG
- a CDS encoding riboflavin synthase, which produces MFTGIVREIGVVREVRREGGGLVVRVEGPGVVGVLEVGASVAVDGVCLTVTALDERTFRADVSYETAARSTLGGVRVGRRVNLEPALAVGERLGGHLVSGHVDGVGRVMVRERRSGGEYFAVWVPPELRKYIAPKASVAVDGVSLTVAEKLPEGFSVVVIPHTLAVTTLSDRRQGEPVNLECDILAKYVESLLLEGGSGTGGLTIERLRDLGF; this is translated from the coding sequence GTGTTCACAGGTATCGTTCGTGAGATCGGTGTGGTGCGGGAGGTGAGGAGGGAGGGGGGAGGGCTGGTGGTGCGGGTGGAGGGGCCGGGGGTGGTGGGGGTGTTGGAGGTAGGGGCGAGTGTGGCGGTGGACGGGGTGTGCCTCACGGTCACGGCCCTGGATGAGCGTACGTTCCGTGCGGACGTGAGCTACGAGACGGCGGCGCGGAGTACGCTGGGGGGGGTGCGCGTGGGGAGGAGGGTGAACCTGGAGCCGGCGTTGGCGGTGGGCGAGCGGTTGGGGGGGCATCTGGTGTCGGGGCACGTGGATGGTGTGGGGCGGGTGATGGTGCGGGAGCGACGGAGCGGGGGGGAGTACTTCGCCGTCTGGGTACCGCCGGAGCTGAGGAAATACATCGCTCCCAAGGCCTCGGTGGCGGTCGACGGTGTCAGCCTCACCGTTGCCGAGAAACTCCCCGAAGGGTTCAGTGTGGTCGTCATTCCCCATACCCTTGCGGTCACCACCCTCTCGGATCGACGCCAGGGAGAGCCGGTGAACCTCGAGTGCGACATCCTCGCCAAGTACGTGGAGAGCCTCCTCCTCGAGGGAGGCTCGGGCACGGGCGGCCTCACCATCGAACGGCTCCGCGACCTCGGGTTCTAG
- a CDS encoding Rnf-Nqr domain containing protein yields the protein MERAGFFHGNILLVAGCGLAPALALTTRFGYGLLLGLVAWGLLLFLSLLFSSFREYLRNRQMQLAVFFIVGGTTVSLMELGFRAWAPEVLRVLGLYLPVLVVGSLVWGYGVAYGLSHRPKRTFRMAMRVGGGYAAAVVVMAFVRELLGYGALSLVPFADVVLVVPGLGDLPLRAAVAPAGAFFVFGYLAALVRLAGRDGDAR from the coding sequence ATGGAAAGGGCGGGTTTCTTTCACGGCAACATCCTCCTGGTCGCGGGGTGCGGGCTCGCCCCGGCGCTCGCACTCACCACGAGGTTCGGCTACGGTCTCCTTCTCGGACTCGTGGCCTGGGGCCTGCTCCTCTTCCTCTCGCTCCTCTTCTCCTCGTTCAGGGAGTACCTGCGCAACCGCCAGATGCAGCTCGCGGTCTTCTTCATCGTGGGAGGAACCACGGTGAGTCTCATGGAGCTCGGTTTCAGGGCCTGGGCACCGGAGGTGCTCAGGGTGCTCGGGTTGTACCTGCCGGTGCTGGTGGTGGGTTCGCTCGTGTGGGGGTACGGGGTGGCCTACGGTCTCTCCCACCGTCCCAAGCGCACGTTCCGGATGGCGATGCGTGTGGGCGGGGGATATGCGGCGGCCGTGGTGGTGATGGCCTTCGTGAGGGAGCTTCTGGGCTACGGTGCTCTCAGTCTGGTGCCCTTCGCCGATGTGGTCTTGGTGGTGCCGGGGCTCGGGGACCTGCCCCTGCGGGCGGCGGTGGCCCCTGCGGGTGCCTTCTTCGTCTTCGGTTACCTCGCCGCCCTGGTGCGGCTCGCAGGGAGGGATGGTGATGCCCGCTGA